The Pseudanabaena sp. ABRG5-3 genome includes the window ATGACTTGTCTAAGCAAGCTCAAGCCTATCGCCAAATGTCTCTCTTGCTCCGTCGTCCACCAGGTCGTGAAGCATATCCTGGGGATGTATTCTACTTACACTCTCGCTTGCTCGAACGTGCAGCGAAGTTGAGTGATGAACTCGGCGGTGGCTCGATGACCGCATTGCCAATCATCGAAACTCAAGCAGGTGACGTATCTGCTTACATTCCTACCAACGTAATTTCGATTACCGATGGTCAAATCTTCTTATCTTCTGACCTCTTCAACGCTGGTATTCGTCCTGCGATCAACCCTGGTATCTCGGTATCCCGTGTTGGTTCTGCGGCACAAATCAAGGCAATGAAACAGGTGGCAGGTAAGATCAAGCTAGAACTAGCTCAGTATGATGACCTCGTAGCTTTCGCTCAGTTCGCGTCTGATTTGGACAAAACCACTCAAGCACAACTAGCTCGTGGTCAGCGTCTCCGTGAGATTCTCAAGCAACCACAATACTCCCCATTGCCCGTATGGGATCAAGTTGCGATTATCTACACCGCAATTAATGGTTATCTTGATGAATTGGAAGTTGAACAAGTTGGTGCATTCAACAAGGGTCTACGTAACTACTTGGCAACCAGCAAGCCGAAGTATTCCGAAATCGTTAAAGCTGAGAAGACCTTGACAAAGGATGCTGAAGCAATCTTGAAAGAAGCGATCGCTGAATACAAGAAAACATTTTTGGCTTCTGTCTAATCCACAAACAAGCCAATAAAAAAGAGGGCATATGCCCTCTTTTTTATTGGGGAGAATTTTAGTACAGGAAAAAATTAGCCTACTAAGCCAATATCAACTCAGCGATCACCTAAATCAAAACCAAAATACACTCGCGATTGCTTGCTTACTTTAAAAATCACGGATGCGCGTAAAATCTCCCGTTATGATATTTCTGTGGAGCGATCGCTCAATAATTCCAAGGATTAATGATTGTGATTTGACAATCTAGGAAATCGTCAACATTGCGAGTTACGATCGCTGCATTATTAGCTAGACATATAGAGGCAATCAGAGCGTCAGCTTGAGCTATTGGTTTCCCTTTTTTGCGGCGATCGCTTGTGATTTGAGCAAAACAGTTTGCTGAGTCTGAGTCAAAAAATAAAATCTGTCCCGCGAAGTCTTCATTAAACATAGCCTGTGCAGATTCTTGTAAAGCTTTGCTACGTTTACCTTCGGGCATAATAGCGATGCCGCCAAGGATCTCGGCTTGGTTAATACTGGTGGTAAATAGGTTTTCTCTAGGCTGGGCAGCAACCCAAGATTTGACTGTTTGTAAACCTTGGGGCTTCATCAGTTCTGACAAGACGTTGGTATCAAGAACAATTTTCATAGATCGCCCATGTCAAATGTTGGTAAGGAACGCATGGGTTCTCTAGGAATTTCGGGAATTTCAAAGTCTCCAAAGTCTGCAAAGCGTCTATTAATGGCAGTGGCGAGGTCAGTATTGCTTGGCTTTTTGGGCGCTAATACGCTTTTGAGAATTGCCTTAATTTCAAGCTCGATGGTGCGCCCATGTTGGGCGGCGCGTTGTTCTAGCTGTTGGGCAATGTCTGGCTCTAGTTGATGAATAGTGATGGTTGACATGGCGTTGGGGAGTAGTAGCAAGGTGTCACTAAAATTGTAACAATCCATTGCAGCCAAGTAAGCTTGAACTCTCCACGATCGCCTTTATCGTCAAGTAGTTTTTGTCATTATGACAGGTAAAGAAAGATTATGGAGGAGATCGCCTAAATCAAGCCCCAAATACACTGGCGATCGCTTGGCTACTTTAAAAATTACAGATGTTTTTTTTGTGATTAGGCGATCGCATAGCCTGACGAATATAAACGGGCTGAAAGCCGATGACGATATCTTCTTTTGGCACACCTTTTTCGACTAGGGCTTGACCGATATCGAGTTCGGTATTGTTGATTTGAATCCAAATTTTGCCATTTTTAATATCTAAGTGCATGGAACAACCGTTCAAGCGGCAATGAAGTCGGATTTTTTAATGATGCGTGGTGTTGGTAAGGGTTTGTGACGAGCGGTGTAATCTTCGATTAGTAATTCCAAAACTTCTAGAGCGTTTTCTAGGGCGATCGTGTAGGTGTCGCCGTGAGTGTGGGCGTATGGACCAAATTCGGGTAGGTGAGCGATAAATTTGTGGTCTTCTTCTGACCATTGGATAGAAATGCTGTAGTTACAATTCATGGTTGGGTTGTTCTCCTTTATTTTGTTGGTCAATATCTCGGAGTGCGTTTCTTACGTCTTTTTCTTGGTAGCGATCTGCATCGTTGCCGTCTTTGCCTGATAGGGTAAGGCTATATTAGACCTCTTGCAGAACTGAAATTACGACTGTGGAGAGGAAGTTTTAGAGGTAGGAAGAGCAACTTCAAAGTTATAAATGGCAGCAATCAAATTACAACGTAAACCAAAACGACGACGGCGGTTACGATAAGGCAAAGAAAGAATTTTAAAAATCTTCAGACGACGATTAACATGCTCAATCGCAATGCGTTGACGAGCAAGTTGGCGATTAAA containing:
- a CDS encoding type II toxin-antitoxin system VapC family toxin, whose translation is MKIVLDTNVLSELMKPQGLQTVKSWVAAQPRENLFTTSINQAEILGGIAIMPEGKRSKALQESAQAMFNEDFAGQILFFDSDSANCFAQITSDRRKKGKPIAQADALIASICLANNAAIVTRNVDDFLDCQITIINPWNY
- a CDS encoding type II toxin-antitoxin system HicB family antitoxin: MNCNYSISIQWSEEDHKFIAHLPEFGPYAHTHGDTYTIALENALEVLELLIEDYTARHKPLPTPRIIKKSDFIAA
- a CDS encoding FitA-like ribbon-helix-helix domain-containing protein, coding for MSTITIHQLEPDIAQQLEQRAAQHGRTIELEIKAILKSVLAPKKPSNTDLATAINRRFADFGDFEIPEIPREPMRSLPTFDMGDL